From Humisphaera borealis, the proteins below share one genomic window:
- the lepB gene encoding signal peptidase I — MPDVGSDQRAVPAPPAAMADAKPRPHPEGSVKDTVESILVAFILAFVFRAFVVEAFVIPTGSMAPTLLGAHMHFTCADCGYKYTVNYPTGSDLSVPPNAPQKLNFGIYCPNCGFSVPAGPPGAQPVPDTRNQPPVHYGDRILVLKYRYLIAEPQRWDVVVFKAPDVVENAARYTTNYIKRLIGRPGESVMMVDGDIYVSTAKPPGDLNDDLIRREYYKSFNIQSKPNHAQEALWRVVYDNDHLPHLADNIRSQTPWRQPWQIDTTGTVPSAPNANGWNVGQDPAVNGRTRVFTFSNSAAGGTIRFNPDANPNPEGAGPSSRRQPFAMTDFLAYDQVRSNREGTLFAQSMVAEERNTVTDLRLTCFYTRQAGDGAFDMTMSKRSDVFVARLTPGKAQIIWKRENGDTVKTYPPVDLPGLGVGSGPVRLDLTSVDYRVSLRVDGKEVASTGDDFKPTGEAIARLVEAEHLGRLAGAEPRVEMSAERQTCKLEHVSLWRDLFYVNDESKGRIGKAASPRNIMVLGDDEFFVMGDNPWISYDARAWEKPVELAGEGLEVAAGRVPRRFLLGKAFFVYWPAGYRPPGLSWGLIPNFGEMRFIH, encoded by the coding sequence ATGCCCGATGTCGGATCTGATCAGCGTGCCGTTCCCGCTCCGCCGGCTGCGATGGCCGACGCCAAGCCGCGCCCCCATCCGGAAGGCAGCGTGAAGGATACGGTCGAGTCGATCCTCGTCGCGTTCATTCTCGCGTTCGTGTTCCGTGCGTTTGTCGTCGAGGCGTTTGTCATCCCGACCGGGTCGATGGCGCCCACCCTGCTCGGGGCGCACATGCACTTCACCTGTGCCGACTGCGGGTACAAATACACGGTCAACTACCCCACCGGATCCGACCTGAGCGTCCCGCCGAATGCGCCTCAGAAGCTGAACTTCGGCATTTACTGCCCGAACTGCGGCTTCTCGGTGCCCGCCGGGCCACCGGGCGCACAGCCGGTACCAGATACGCGGAATCAGCCCCCAGTGCACTACGGCGACCGCATTCTGGTCCTGAAGTACCGCTACCTGATCGCCGAGCCCCAGCGGTGGGACGTGGTCGTCTTCAAAGCGCCGGACGTCGTCGAAAACGCGGCACGTTATACGACCAATTACATTAAACGGCTGATCGGCCGGCCGGGCGAAAGCGTGATGATGGTTGACGGCGACATCTACGTCAGCACGGCCAAGCCTCCGGGCGACCTGAACGACGATCTGATCCGCCGCGAGTACTACAAGTCCTTCAATATCCAGAGCAAGCCGAACCACGCGCAAGAGGCCCTGTGGCGAGTGGTTTACGACAACGACCACCTGCCCCACCTGGCGGACAACATCCGGTCGCAAACGCCTTGGAGGCAGCCCTGGCAGATCGACACCACCGGTACGGTCCCTTCCGCTCCGAACGCCAACGGATGGAACGTCGGCCAGGATCCTGCGGTCAACGGGCGGACGCGCGTTTTCACCTTCTCCAATAGCGCCGCCGGCGGGACGATCCGTTTCAACCCCGACGCCAACCCCAACCCCGAGGGTGCCGGTCCTTCAAGCCGACGGCAACCGTTCGCGATGACCGACTTCCTGGCGTACGACCAGGTGCGGTCCAACCGCGAGGGCACGCTTTTCGCACAGTCCATGGTGGCAGAGGAACGCAACACCGTGACCGACCTGCGGCTGACCTGCTTCTACACCCGCCAGGCCGGCGATGGCGCATTCGACATGACGATGTCGAAACGCAGCGACGTGTTCGTCGCCCGACTGACGCCCGGCAAAGCCCAGATCATCTGGAAGCGCGAGAACGGCGACACCGTGAAAACCTATCCGCCAGTGGATCTGCCTGGCCTCGGCGTTGGAAGCGGCCCGGTGCGCCTGGACCTGACCAGCGTCGACTACCGCGTATCCCTGCGTGTCGATGGCAAGGAAGTCGCCAGCACCGGCGACGACTTCAAACCGACGGGCGAAGCGATCGCCAGGCTGGTGGAAGCCGAACACCTGGGTCGCCTCGCCGGTGCCGAGCCGCGGGTGGAAATGTCTGCCGAACGCCAGACCTGCAAGCTGGAACACGTCTCGCTCTGGCGTGACTTGTTCTACGTCAATGACGAAAGCAAAGGACGCATCGGCAAGGCGGCGAGCCCGCGGAACATCATGGTGCTCGGGGACGACGAGTTCTTCGTCATGGGGGACAACCCCTGGATCAGCTACGACGCTCGCGCGTGGGAAAAACCCGTAGAACTGGCCGGCGAAGGCCTGGAGGTCGCCGCCGGCCGCGTACCCCGACGATTCCTGCTGGGCAAGGCGTTCTTCGTGTACTGGCCGGCCGGCTATCGCCCGCCTGGACTGAGCTGGGGGCTGATCCCGAACTTTGGGGAAATGCGGTTTATTCACTGA
- a CDS encoding SDR family NAD(P)-dependent oxidoreductase — MNGQTILVTGAAGFIGSHSAEALIDLGYKVVGVDNFCDFYDRSWKEMNLKSVGPGIDVEEIDITDGAAIDRLVGKAKPVAILHLAAMAGVRPSIEQPAYYARVNVEGTTHLLQAAVKHKVKKFLFASSSSVYGNMSKVPFQEEDAGYEPVSPYAATKRAGELLCYTFWHLYKMPTFCLRFFTVYGPRQRPDLAIHKFTRLITRGEPVPFFGDGTTSRDYTFVEDTVSGIMKALEHCDRYRVYNLGGSDPVTLKDLVEELQRAIGKTAILDKRPSQPGDVERTFADLTRASSEIGYKPSVSLAEGLKRFVEWFKQYGHLYKLPGEQSAEKPTVA; from the coding sequence ATGAACGGCCAGACCATTCTCGTTACCGGTGCCGCCGGGTTTATCGGTTCCCACTCGGCCGAAGCGCTGATCGACCTCGGCTATAAGGTCGTGGGAGTGGACAACTTCTGCGACTTCTACGACCGATCGTGGAAGGAAATGAACCTCAAGAGCGTCGGCCCCGGGATCGACGTCGAGGAAATCGACATCACCGACGGCGCAGCCATCGACCGCCTGGTCGGCAAGGCCAAGCCTGTGGCGATCCTGCATCTTGCCGCGATGGCGGGCGTGCGGCCGAGCATCGAACAGCCCGCGTACTACGCACGCGTGAACGTTGAGGGCACCACGCACCTGCTGCAGGCTGCGGTCAAGCACAAGGTGAAGAAGTTCCTGTTCGCCAGCAGTTCAAGCGTGTACGGCAACATGAGCAAGGTGCCGTTCCAGGAGGAAGACGCCGGCTACGAGCCCGTCAGCCCCTACGCCGCCACAAAGCGGGCCGGCGAGTTGCTCTGCTACACGTTCTGGCACCTGTACAAAATGCCCACCTTCTGCCTGCGGTTCTTCACCGTTTACGGCCCCCGGCAGCGGCCCGACCTGGCGATTCACAAGTTCACTCGGCTGATTACCAGGGGCGAACCCGTTCCATTCTTCGGCGACGGCACCACCAGCCGCGATTACACCTTTGTCGAAGACACCGTCAGCGGCATCATGAAAGCCCTGGAGCACTGCGACCGCTATCGGGTTTACAACCTCGGCGGTTCCGACCCGGTCACGCTCAAGGATCTTGTCGAAGAACTGCAACGCGCCATCGGCAAGACAGCCATTCTGGACAAGCGACCTTCGCAGCCCGGCGATGTCGAACGCACCTTCGCCGACCTGACCCGCGCCAGCAGCGAGATCGGCTACAAGCCCAGCGTCAGCCTTGCGGAAGGGCTTAAGCGGTTCGTCGAATGGTTCAAGCAGTACGGCCACCTTTACAAGCTTCCCGGCGAACAGTCGGCGGAGAAGCCGACGGTGGCGTAG
- a CDS encoding DUF1810 domain-containing protein, giving the protein MTSDSDQRFDLSRFIEAQEPIYADALAEIRAGRKRSHWMWFIFPQIAGLGTSQTSRHFAIKGWAEAEAYLEHPLLGPRLDECSRAALDVEGKSANEIFGSPDDMKLRSSATLFAAVSGLDSVFGRLLERFFEGEPDPTTLRLLDESR; this is encoded by the coding sequence ATGACGAGCGATTCGGACCAGCGATTTGATCTCTCCCGCTTCATCGAAGCGCAGGAGCCCATTTACGCCGACGCACTGGCGGAGATCCGCGCCGGGCGGAAGCGGTCGCACTGGATGTGGTTCATCTTTCCCCAGATCGCCGGGCTGGGCACGAGCCAGACGTCGAGACACTTTGCGATCAAAGGCTGGGCCGAGGCCGAGGCGTATCTTGAGCACCCGCTGCTCGGCCCGAGGCTGGATGAATGTTCCCGCGCCGCGCTCGATGTCGAGGGAAAGTCGGCGAACGAGATCTTCGGTTCGCCGGACGACATGAAGCTCCGATCTAGCGCGACGCTGTTCGCGGCTGTATCCGGCCTCGATTCAGTGTTCGGCCGCCTGCTGGAACGTTTCTTCGAAGGCGAACCCGATCCGACAACGCTGCGACTGCTGGATGAATCGCGCTGA